A single region of the Octopus bimaculoides isolate UCB-OBI-ISO-001 chromosome 6, ASM119413v2, whole genome shotgun sequence genome encodes:
- the LOC106877763 gene encoding breakpoint cluster region protein produces the protein MWHEVQRNLRSWKTYKDRLKTVVEKRESTFAPWYLMKVKLLERLISKKELMLMLLLPTLRLSVQDVINQNVYHFIFSSHFELESWKDLIEENNYPYNELSVLLDYVKNFCQIPQMTLQKYMSSPFSYVNGTLEVHIHQVRDLDTDIEAFITLQVDSFGGYFNRIYTTNISECSNCPIFDERFDIPLSCSQHLKICFYKKDPMAMEFELFSTGIFDIWKESLTADYRLVTIPLFMRDTLQEKIIPEIDIDNPIESFYTHKPHQKTVVALTLRLISKAEYEIKENPQVFGKSIKETITREGMLIPLIVTSCIKEIEKRGLDQESLYISKGNTLNVCRLYQAFEHCSNSAVELIQNQKYTIHDISQLLLWYIKTLPISLLQCPDSFILLYDIYNETRKEIALRSLICQLPMEERRVLFCLLDHFVKVCRHIGNKITPTAVGRILCAVFYDLEGSEKTSEYRKQQNKFVSVMEYIVYLRLEGISLYTN, from the exons ATGTGGCACGAGGTACAGAGGAATCTCCGATCGTGGAAGACGTATAAAGATAGATTAAAAACGGTTGTGGAAAAGCGCGAAAGCACGTTT GCACCGTGGTATCTGATGAAAGTCAAGCTACTCGAACGCCTTATCTCTAAAAAG GAATTAATGTTGATGCTTCTGCTGCCAACTCTCCGCCTCTCTGTCCAAGACGTGATCAATCAGAATGTTTATCACTTTATTTTTTCATCCCATTTCGAGTTGGAATCTTGGAAAGATCTAATCGAAGAAAATAATTACCCTT ATAATGAACTTTCTGTATTACTGGATTATGTCAAAAACTTTTGTCAG ATTCCGCAAATGACTTTACAGAAATACATGT CGAGCCCGTTCAGCTATGTAAACGGCACACTGGAAGTACATATTCATCAAGTCAGAGATTTAGATACGGATAtag AAGCCTTCATCACATTGCAAGTGGACAGTTTCGGCGGTTATTTCAATAGAATATACACCACAAATATATCAGAATGCAGCAATTGTCCCATCTTCGATGAGAGATTTGATATTCCACTGAGCTGTTCGCAGCATCTGAAAATCTGCTTCTATAAAAAGGATCCAATGGCAATGGAGTTCGAACTGTTTTCTACAGGAATATTCGAt ATTTGGAAAGAATCACTAACTGCGGACTATCGACTGGTGACAATTCCACTTTTCATGCGCGACACC CTCCAGGAGAAGATAATTCCCGAGATAGACATCGATAACCCAATTGAGTCATTCTACACACACAAG CCTCATCAGAAAACTGTGGTCGCGCTGACGTTGCGCCTGATCTCAAAGGCAGAATACGAAATAAAGGAAAATCCTCAGGTATTTGGCAAAAGTATTAAAGAGACAATCAC GCGTGAAGGGATGCTGATTCCTCTCATCGTTACCAGTTGCATCAAGGAAATCGAGAAAAGAG gacTGGACCAGGAATCGTTATACATTTCGAAGGGGAACACGCTAAATGTGTGTCGCCTGTATCAAGCATTTGAACatt GTTCGAATTCAGCCGTTGAACTCATCCAAAACCAGAAATACACCATACACGACATTTCACAATTACTACTGTGGTACATCAAAACATTGCCGATATCATTATTACAGTGTCCAGATTCATTCATCCTCCTATACG atatatacaatGAAACTAGAAAAGAGATAGCCCTCAGGTCACTGATTTGCCAATTACCCATGGAAGAACGTCGCGTTTTATTCTGTCTTTTGGATCATTTCGTTAA AGTTTGTAGACACATAGGAAACAAAATAACACCTACAGCAGTGGGACGGATACTCTGTGCTGTGTTTTATGACTTAGAAGGTTCAGAAAAAACATCAGAGTACCGGAAACAGCAGAATAAGTTTGTCAGTGTAATGGAATACATTGTTTACTTGAGATTAGAAGGAATCAGTCTTTACACAAATTAA